In the Terriglobia bacterium genome, one interval contains:
- a CDS encoding sodium-translocating pyrophosphatase translates to MMVIFAAAYVWRSVSAQTSASAPDEVKRFIPFSLFTDPKYSPMEIACLMTVLAIAISGLLYAVLLVKQVTRADRGTPKMQEITAAVREGANAYLAAQFRRIGPLIILLTILLFITYPGAENAFRWGRACAFLVGALFSWTVGFVGMRLATTGNLRVAAAATRSYGEAMQLGYRTGTITGMLTDGLGLLGGTTIFLIFGDKAYEALLGFGFGGTLLALFMRVGGGIYTKAADVGADLVGKIEKDIPEDDPRNAATIADNVGDNVGDCAGMAADIFESYEVTIVAAMILGMASFGHKGVIFPLLVRGIGVLGSIISTYTVKAGPHDTSDTALRSVHRGFWIGSMISVLGFCGLGFMYLHFDSSYLAMNPMAKAGFPNGDPLQLRYFANLGIAGLDLRPALTCLIGVFLAIVLNKVTSYYTHTTHAPVKSLAKSCQTGHATNIIQGFAVGYEATVAMILVIAGAILLSVLCYVGTPPLFVAYGVAMAGIGMLTLTGNTISMDVFGPVADNANGIGEMGYDAQEMDRRSPGSYKRARQILADLDAVGNTTKAETKGIAIGSAVIAAVSLFASFIAVIAVGSEDKISQMRVDQYFAVAGKLTVAEPMVFIGFLIGGAVPFLFSSMLIRAVGRAAYYIVKECREQFRDAAIWAGTKKPDYGRVVNICTNTAQKELIGPGLLAILTPILVGFLLGPYALGGFLGGMILVGQLLAVFMADAGGAWDNAKKMIEDGIYGGKGSDAHKAAVTGDTVGDPLKDTAGPAINPLIKVMNMVSLLALGLILAYNVSVPHASPAGNPFVHRLIGLVVILVCAAAIGWAVWQSKREGGDITRLEAKKTAP, encoded by the coding sequence ATGATGGTTATTTTCGCCGCCGCCTACGTCTGGCGGTCGGTTTCGGCCCAGACCTCGGCTTCAGCGCCAGATGAGGTGAAACGGTTCATTCCATTTTCCCTCTTCACCGATCCAAAGTACTCCCCGATGGAAATCGCGTGTTTGATGACGGTTCTGGCGATTGCGATTTCCGGGTTGCTCTATGCGGTGCTTCTCGTCAAACAGGTCACGCGCGCGGATCGCGGCACGCCGAAGATGCAGGAGATTACCGCTGCGGTGCGCGAAGGAGCGAATGCCTATCTTGCGGCCCAGTTTCGCCGTATCGGTCCATTGATCATCCTTTTGACCATCCTGCTTTTCATTACCTATCCCGGCGCTGAAAATGCTTTCCGGTGGGGAAGAGCCTGCGCGTTTCTCGTCGGTGCCCTGTTCAGTTGGACGGTGGGGTTTGTCGGGATGCGACTGGCGACAACCGGAAACCTGCGTGTCGCCGCTGCCGCCACACGCAGCTACGGCGAAGCAATGCAGCTGGGCTACCGCACGGGAACGATCACCGGCATGCTGACCGACGGGTTGGGATTGCTCGGCGGCACAACGATATTCTTGATCTTCGGTGACAAAGCATACGAAGCGCTCCTCGGCTTCGGCTTCGGCGGAACCCTGCTCGCATTGTTCATGCGCGTCGGCGGCGGCATCTACACCAAAGCCGCCGATGTCGGAGCGGATCTCGTGGGGAAGATTGAGAAGGACATTCCCGAAGACGACCCGCGCAATGCCGCGACCATTGCGGACAACGTGGGTGACAATGTCGGCGATTGTGCCGGTATGGCCGCGGACATTTTCGAGAGCTATGAGGTGACGATCGTCGCCGCCATGATCCTGGGCATGGCGAGCTTCGGGCACAAAGGAGTCATTTTCCCGTTGCTCGTGCGCGGTATCGGCGTCCTCGGCTCCATCATCAGCACCTATACGGTAAAAGCAGGTCCGCACGATACCTCCGACACTGCTCTCCGCAGCGTGCACCGGGGGTTCTGGATCGGTTCCATGATCAGTGTGCTCGGATTCTGCGGCCTCGGTTTCATGTATCTTCACTTCGACAGCAGTTATCTGGCGATGAACCCGATGGCCAAGGCGGGATTTCCAAACGGCGACCCCTTGCAGCTCCGTTATTTTGCGAATCTCGGCATCGCAGGCCTAGATTTGCGTCCGGCATTGACGTGCCTCATCGGCGTTTTTCTTGCGATCGTCCTCAACAAGGTGACGAGCTACTACACACACACGACTCATGCCCCCGTCAAGAGTCTTGCCAAGTCGTGCCAGACCGGGCACGCCACCAACATCATTCAGGGTTTTGCCGTCGGTTATGAGGCCACAGTGGCGATGATCCTCGTCATCGCGGGCGCCATCCTGCTTTCGGTGCTCTGCTATGTCGGCACCCCTCCTCTCTTCGTCGCCTATGGAGTTGCGATGGCCGGCATCGGGATGCTGACCCTCACCGGCAACACCATTTCGATGGATGTGTTCGGCCCCGTCGCGGATAACGCCAACGGCATCGGAGAAATGGGGTACGACGCCCAGGAGATGGACCGCCGCAGCCCCGGCAGCTACAAGCGCGCGCGGCAGATTCTTGCCGACCTTGATGCTGTCGGCAACACCACCAAGGCGGAGACCAAGGGAATCGCGATCGGCTCGGCGGTCATTGCCGCTGTGTCGCTTTTCGCCAGTTTCATCGCGGTGATCGCCGTCGGCAGCGAAGATAAGATCAGCCAGATGCGCGTCGACCAGTATTTCGCTGTAGCCGGCAAGCTTACGGTTGCAGAGCCAATGGTCTTTATCGGGTTCCTGATTGGCGGCGCGGTGCCGTTTCTGTTCAGCAGCATGCTGATCCGGGCCGTGGGCCGGGCAGCCTATTACATCGTCAAGGAGTGCCGGGAGCAGTTCCGTGACGCTGCAATCTGGGCGGGCACCAAGAAACCCGACTATGGCCGTGTCGTCAATATCTGCACCAACACGGCGCAGAAGGAACTCATCGGTCCGGGTCTGCTGGCAATTCTCACCCCAATCCTGGTGGGCTTCCTGCTTGGCCCGTATGCGCTTGGCGGGTTCCTGGGCGGCATGATTCTCGTGGGACAACTGCTCGCGGTGTTCATGGCAGATGCCGGCGGAGCCTGGGATAATGCGAAAAAGATGATTGAGGATGGGATTTACGGCGGCAAAGGCTCGGATGCGCACAAAGCAGCCGTGACCGGTGACACCGTCGGTGATCCCCTGAAAGACACCGCCGGGCCCGCCATCAACCCGCTGATCAAAGTGATGAATATGGTCAGCCTGCTGGCATTGGGACTCATCCTGGCTTACAACGTATCGGTACCCCATGCTTCACCGGCAGGGAATCCCTTCGTCCATCGCCTCATCGGTCTCGTTGTCATATTGGTCTGCGCTGCCGCCATCGGCTGGGCAGTGTGGCAGAGCAAACGGGAGGGAGGAGACATCACACGCCTTGAAGCAAAGAAGACCGCCCCATAG